In the genome of Myxococcus guangdongensis, the window GCGCGCAGGAACTCCGAGGCCCGGCGCGGCGGCTCGCGCTCTGCTCCACCGTGCTCCGCGGTGCCTGTCTCCGGCCCCAGCATCACCGACCTCCCGAGTCCCCATCCGGTCATCCCGCCACGAATCTGGGCACGAAGGTCGTCATGGGTATGTCCGCCCTGCAGGGCTGGCGGGCGTCGGCTTCCCGAGCGCCGTGTTGGACTCCCGGAGGCCCACCGGGCCGCGACGCGCTCGCTGGCGACGGCCGGTGCGCCCCGTGGGCTCGGGGCTTCGTCCGTCGTCCGCTCATCGCTTCGTCCTGGAGGACGAGGTCCGGGGCTGTCGCGCCGCGCGGGCTCGATTAGGGTGGATGGCAGATGCGCACCCTCCTGCTCACCCGCTCCGATGTGTCCCGAAACCTCCAGGCGCTCTCCCTGTTGGAGGACCTGCGAGAGGCCTTCCGCACCGATGCCCTGGCGCGCACGGTGGCGCCCCAGCGCATCCGCGTGCCCTTGCACGCGGAGGGCACGGTGATGGCGCTGTTGCCCGGCAGCCTGCCCGGTGTCCCCGCGTACACGGTGAAGGTGCACTCGAAGTTCCCGGCGAGGACGCCGGCCATCCAGGGCGTGCTGCACCTGCATGACCTGGTGACGGGCGAGCTGATGGCGGTGATGGACTCCGGGCACCTGACGGCGGTGCGCACGGGGGTGGTGGGGGCGCTCGCCGCGGACGTGCTGGCGCGGCAGGACGCGAGCCGGGTGGCCATCATCGGCGCCGGGGTGCAGGGCGGCATCCAGCTCAAGTCCCTGCGGCTGGTGCGCTCGCTGTCGCACGTGCGCGTGTTCGACGTGGATGCCGCGCGGGCCAACGCGTTCGCCACCCGGATGTACAAGGACTTGAGCCTGCCGGTGCGCCCGGCGGAGTCGGTGGCGGAGGCGGTGGAGGACGCGGACATCGTCGTCGCCGCGACGTGGAGCCGTGAGCCCCTGCTGCGCTCCGGGATGGTGC includes:
- a CDS encoding ornithine cyclodeaminase family protein, whose amino-acid sequence is MRTLLLTRSDVSRNLQALSLLEDLREAFRTDALARTVAPQRIRVPLHAEGTVMALLPGSLPGVPAYTVKVHSKFPARTPAIQGVLHLHDLVTGELMAVMDSGHLTAVRTGVVGALAADVLARQDASRVAIIGAGVQGGIQLKSLRLVRSLSHVRVFDVDAARANAFATRMYKDLSLPVRPAESVAEAVEDADIVVAATWSREPLLRSGMVRPGTHITTLGADEPGKAEVSAELLRESRFFCDHRGLAVSQGAVGNVGLGEEVIRAELGEVLAGLKPGRVSAEEVTVFGAVGLPFQDLAAAWHVYQAATGDDAIGGVDFSV